The window ATCTCGTTGAAAAGATCCGTCGCACCGTACTCATAAATCGCATCCAGCGTCCTGCCTATCGCATCATCGTTCAAATCCGATGCGTAAACTCCATCCCCAAGCAATCTCTCAACAGGCAGCCTCTCGTAGAACTCCGGAAACAGGTACAACCTCTGACCCACAAAACCAAGCCCGTTCAGAACCATCGCCTTAACAAGCACCGAATGATCAAGCTTGTGATGCCTCAACTTCGGCATGCGCATGTCTATAACATCCGCTATACCAAGCTGGTCAAAAACTGATGCTACTATCCCTAAATGATCCATTGATCGCGTGTCTGTCTCCATCTAAGCTGCTCCTCTCTCCAAACCTGTGAGCCGGCTAAAAATGTTTGCCGCAGGCCATGCAGAGAAAATTGTTCGGAAAATGAATGTTAATGCGAAATGCAGGATAAAGGACAGCAAGAGGTAGAACGCGGATTCAGGTTCCTCAAAGACAAAAGCTTCCGCGTCGCAGAGGTCTACCTCAAAAAAGAAGAACGCATCGAAGCTCTCGCCATGATCATGGTCCTCTCACTCATGATCTATTCCGTGGCAGAGTGGCTGATCAGAAAACGGTTGCGTGAATCAAACCAATCCATACCTAATCAGCTGAAGAAACCCACACAAAACCCAACCTTCAAATGGATCGCGTTCATGTTCCTCGGAGTCACTGAAGTCAACATATGGCTCTGCGGCGAGAAACACCAGAAAATCGCTAACCTCAACGAGAATACCATAAAGATCATCAAACTGTTCGGACCAGAATGCGAAAAATACTACGGACTGGAGCGTTAATGCGGAATGTGGGTTATATTGTAACTAATGGCGAAAAAGTGATTGTTTTCCAAATCAATGGTCTAAAATGTCAAGATGAACGTGTGCTTGAATTCGAGAGATCAATAGTAAATGAAATGTGGTCTGAATTATATAAATATGTTAGTAAAGAAGCTGCAATTAAGCGAAAAGCATCGTTGAAGGAAATGCTTCGTGCGGTTGGGCGAATATAGGTGATTCAGCGGAAAACAGTGCATGGTTGAAAGAGAACCATACCACCTGCGAAAAGTCGTCCTCTTTAAGGGGTCCCGGTAACTACAAACATGAAAAATTCGTCAAGATTCCTCTGTCAAGACCCCACCAACACATCCAACGCATCTTTCCCATTTTAAGTGCATGGGATTTTACTTCACTGTACAGTGAAGTAAAATAGGGGAGAATGCGTTGGATGTGTTGGTGCGATGTGTGTCACAGAGCGCAGCTACAGTCTCAGGAACTGCTCGTACTTCTCCCGCCTGGTCGCATCCGAGATGTGCATGTACCGCATGGTGGTGTGGACATCCGAATGCCGCATCAGCTCCTTGACCGTCACGATATCGCAGCCGCGTTTCAGCAGCAGGCTTCCCACGCTGTGCCGCGAGAAGACATGGACACCTCCTTTCTTCTCGATACCTGCACGCCTCTTGTGGTACATGAACATCCTGTACACCCCACGACGCTCCCAGCGTTTCCCGAAGTCCGTGTAAAATAGCGGTTTGCGACCGTCGATCACGAGGGGAGGCCGGACCTCCAGGTAACGCCTGAGCGTCTTCGCGCAGTCATCGGTGATGTAGACCACCGCATCCCTGCCACCCTTCCCACGACGCACGAAGACCGTCAGCGTGTTCAGATCCGCATCCTGATCATCGGGGTTGCATAACTTACTGGCACATGCTCCCTCTTCCAGTTCACATCCAGCCGCTTCCTGGACATACTGCATCATCCCTGAAGCAGCGAGCGTGAAAAAGAATCCCGCCTCTCAGATATAAATTCTCTGGGAGTTATAGATCAAAAATCGATATGTTGGAGTGCGGGGTACGGGATTCGAACCCGTGAACTCCTGCGAGACGGGATCTTAAGTCCCGCGCCTTTGGCCAGCTTGGCAAACCCCGCACGGTCCCGCGGTTTATCTTCCAAAGATAAATATGTCGGGATGTTTTGCAATGATGAATTGGCGGATCTCACTCGCTGGCAAGAGTTGCTGAAGCGTCTGGCGCATCAATCAAAATCATGCGATGGAGTCCTGCTCAGGCCCCTTATTCCTGGTGATGCCGGGTCACCTCTTGGATGCATCTGCATACTCCAGCTCCTCCAGAATGACTGCAGCAGCATTGAGGCCGGAGCCCATGCGTATGAGCGATGCAACAGCTGCTGCCTCAAGCATCTCCTCCCTGGTCAAGCCTAGCGCTTTTGCCTGCTCCATATGCCTTCTTGTGCAGTCCTCACACCTTAGCGCCACAGAGCATGCAAGCGCTATCAGCGCTTTCTCCCGTGCAGATAGCGCTCCGTCCCCCAGGATCCCGGATGCGAGCGATCTGAATGTGCTGCTCATGCTCGCATCCATTGAGTCCAGAAATCTGTCCGCCCCTGTCTTACGCACAGGAATCACCTTGCAATCCGCCACTGCTCTAAGACCAATGCTCCACCATCTGGCCTGGAAACCATCCGGATCTGACACCCTGAGGGTGGATTATCGAGAGGCATGCAGCTTCTGTCCTAAAAGCTGCGATCCCTCACCAT of the Methanothrix sp. genome contains:
- a CDS encoding DUF4277 domain-containing protein, producing METDTRSMDHLGIVASVFDQLGIADVIDMRMPKLRHHKLDHSVLVKAMVLNGLGFVGQRLYLFPEFYERLPVERLLGDGVYASDLNDDAIGRTLDAIYEYGATDLFNE
- a CDS encoding tyrosine-type recombinase/integrase, translated to MMQYVQEAAGCELEEGACASKLCNPDDQDADLNTLTVFVRRGKGGRDAVVYITDDCAKTLRRYLEVRPPLVIDGRKPLFYTDFGKRWERRGVYRMFMYHKRRAGIEKKGGVHVFSRHSVGSLLLKRGCDIVTVKELMRHSDVHTTMRYMHISDATRREKYEQFLRL
- a CDS encoding carboxymuconolactone decarboxylase family protein; the encoded protein is MRKTGADRFLDSMDASMSSTFRSLASGILGDGALSAREKALIALACSVALRCEDCTRRHMEQAKALGLTREEMLEAAAVASLIRMGSGLNAAAVILEELEYADASKR